The genomic stretch ATTCGTCAATTGTAGCTCTCGgttttatttccttattatgATAAGATCGAAAGCTAAGATTGACAAATATTTTTCCCAATAACTCCTCTTGAAGGCCAACaaataattgaaattgaaaacaaacaaacaataataaaaatggtTAATTGATTACATACCATGAATTTGAATGGTATGATGAACAAAAGCAAGAATACGAGGAAGAGTATCATCAGAGAAGTTGATGGGTTTGAGCATTGAATTTTTTGTTAATTTAACAAGCTCCTTAATATCTCCAAGAAATGGTTTATAGGGATTACCCTTAATCCCTTGTTTTCTTAGGCACCTTTCTATCTTTTTTGGGTTTAGCCAAAATAGTTTCATTGCCTTCcatattaaaattacacttgttgtGATCAAAATACCAAAAATTAAGGGTTTGACTTCCATTAGTGATGACTGATGATTTAGGAAGAGCTTAATTTGTGAGAGATTCATCTCATATTATTAGCCAGTTGTAGTACATTATTTAAAGATATTGACTTGACTGTAGAAAGAATCCAAGAAAGTGCCCTCGATAAAAATATCTAGCGACGTCTATCTTAACACGGTTATATACTCCTATCTCATGTATAAATCGGATCAAATATTAATCATTCATATAGGTGGATGAGACAAAAATTTATCTTTTTTGTAGACATCCGTTTTCTCTCTCATCCTGGCATCTATCTATTTGTCCGGTTTTATTGTTTATGCGAATATCTCTCCCATAAACAAGAATTTGTACAATAAAAAATAATTTAACCTTGCTTGCAACTTGACTTTAATTAATTTTAAATAAGATAATTATTGGTGATCGTTACATGATTTTCGATTTAACTAGTTTGATATGGTAAGATGATGACTAATAGAAAAAAAGTAATTCAGATATTTCAAGATATTCTCACTATTTTCGTTGATTTTTCTAGCTTCATTAGTAAAGTTTTGAAAAATTGTTTCATACCTGGGTTTTGAACCCAGCCAACAATATATTTGCCttagtttgtgaagttatttaACTATTTCAAGATATTCTCTCAATTTTTGTTGATCACTCTATCTTAGATGATAAAATCTTGAGAAGTGATTTCATATATAagattcaaaatttcaaatcccATCAATAACATATTTGTCTTAATGATTTCCATCACAACAAAGGAAAAAAGACATTTTCATtgctccctccgtcccggtcaattggtGTTcgttggttttggcacaaagaccaggGGAAGAGGAGGGGGGCCAATTAcaaaatgacaaatgataaattgAGTGTGAGTGATAAAATGAATTGCTCATTaagtttattcttaaaataaaaaggataATAATTAACTAAGACACCTcaaaataaaaaggacaacaaatgaccggaacaaaTGGAGTAAATCACAATGATTCAAAAgtttataacttttttttttttggtcaaaaacAAAAGTTGATAACTTGATATGACTACAAGAATGTTtaaaaacaaaaagacaaaataatgATAGGTACAAAAGTTTCGGAAATCGTTTTTTGTGTGAAAAGTGAGATGAATTATGTACTCCGTACAACGATTTAACCCCATCCGCTAGACATTGACATAATGTTATACTCTCGCTGAATAATTTCCGGTTACTTTATTTTGTAAGGAATTGaaataaagtaaatgtaaactatttGATTGGGACGGAATTATTCTTTGGTTGTACACTTGGTTGTTATAGTTTTTTGCTTTCTCCCgcgaaaaaataaaataaaataaataaaatagcaCAGCATCTGTAATTTGAAATTCAGTGTGGTGTTTGGGTAATTTAGAGTTGCACAAACTGAGATTGGAGGCAAAACAAATCGAGGTAACGATGAAGCACATGACATTCTGGCTGCAAAATCATAGGAAGACACAAGTTTTCATCCCTCAATTTTCTCACATTGTAACACATGCAATTCAACCGTTATTTCCTGGTTAGCAAAAGCTAGCTATATCTGAGATTCTACGATTCCTGTACGCCAACAGCCCCCAGCAAAGCAAACGGGAGGAGCAATCAAACTAGTCATAGCATGACGCATGTTGCAGTTCACTTCTATAAACCGCAAAACAAAAGGGACGAAATGTGTGGACTGTCAAAACAAGCGAGGTGCTTGAAAAACAAGGAAGCTCCATTGCCTTCGGTATCAGCTTCTATGCTTACTCTAAGGATCAGCATTAGCATTATGTACAGCGCTACGTTAGTTAGCTTCTACCTGTAGTCGGGTTGAAGGAAGCTTTCGTAAGGTGTCCCATTGAGTGCCCTTTTGACTTCATCCCAGTTCTTTATATGATCCCACAACGGCCCTTTGTGTATCTTCACCTGCCTGCTTGATAGCCGTGTACGTGGCACACCCATAAAGTCCAGAGCATCCATCAGTTTCTGAAAACACAAAGGAAGATAACATGCATTTAAGTCGAGTGAGAGTCATACAGGCATTGTTGATGTATTTTTAGTAATCTCAGTGGTTGAACAATGTCAACCGACTCAAAGCCATACGAAAGAAGAAAGGGTTTAGGTACAACATTGTTTATCCTAAACTATTAATGAAAAGATTAAATTCATAATGGAAAATGAGTTGGCGCCATCGGGTGACAACCAATCtcggcgccaccctctcacatgcaacAAGTGGGGACCCCTTCAATAAAGGATGCGTGTGAGAGGGTGACACCCAATTTCGGcgccacccggtggcgccctatcaTTATCGGAATGACGTGTTAGAAGTTTGTATACAATGCCGTGATACATCGAAAATACCATAGAATTTCTCTACTGCTGCACATCAAATATAGAGTGCATCCATAATACAGTATGTAAGAGAGATCATGCTTACCGTGTCATTCTTGACAAGATCTTCATAGAAGAAAACTATATGTCGGGTGGTATTGTAGTATGCCAAAGATTGGGTTATCGTCAACTCCGCTTCCTTCAAAGTAGGCAATAATGACGTGGTGTTGATGATAGGTTTGTAACTCGAAAGGGTCTCGGCCTAAAATAGAAAAGCTATTGTTAAGCACAAGACCATCAACACATGGCTGTGGGGAGAAAACAGTAGAACATGGTTTTAGAGTAGACCTCTTCCAACGTATGCACATGAGACTTGTGGGTTCCGTTTATTAGCTTAGCTTGGCTATCAAAGGAGTTTGCCAGTACCGAAACCATTCTGCGCAGCAGATTTCTTCGAAATAGAAATATTAACGACACTCCCCTTTTGTTGAAGTACTCAACTATCTCATTAGGATACTCCATTAGTCCCTATATATAAAAGAGTAACCTAAATCAACTTTCATTTAGGACCTGATAAATGATAAATATACTTTATAAAACAGGTGACGATTCACACAAAACTAATCTAGGAAACAAATATAGAACATTCAACAAATTATTGGTGAGACAATTAACAATCACTGATCGCTAATAACACAAAATGGAAGGGAGGTAACACACATTTCACAAATACTGAGCATGCAGAAATCATGAGGTGTGTGAAATACATTGTACATATACTAAGACATAACGCATGCTTAAATAAATCTCAGCATTATCATACAACTTTCAACGAGTTTGTAACATAATTATCCACGTGGGTAGAATCATTTCTCAGTCCCAGGCTGATTGTGATCAatggaacaacaacaacaacaacatcagagccttaatcccaaaatgatttggagtCGGCttacatgaatcatcctttagaatcgttcatgggtgaacgcacacctcaaaatgcgaaaaaaaatagaaaagaaaaagtgaaaaacaaaaggggagtgaaacataatacaaaagccaGGTAAACGTATAGGTTTTAAAATTgaagtccggatttcttttataaaaacttagaatttaaatagagaataaagattaaaacgattttgaacaccgaagtaaaacttaagggtccggaataccttaaaagtgaaccaagtattaatatataagaaagttgttGATAAAAAAGTGTAATATATCCGAAAAGAACAAATATTGTGATCAATGGATCATGCATGATAAATTTCTTTCAAGATACAAAGCAAAACTTGGAAAGAAAGCACTATGTTTTCAAGTTACGATTTGCCTTTTACATTCTTTGAAATTTAGCCCGAATTTTCACTTTCTGATTATTTTGATGAAGTCTTGTTTCACACTAAGGTGATGAAATATCACCACTCAATGAATTCCAACTAAGCTAGCTGACAATAGCATTAATGATCCACCTTTTATACTCCACGCCAGTCGACGGGCAACTTAAAAAACAATTCTTACCTTACAGCTAGTTAGCAAAAGACAATTTCATCAAGAAGTTATAATTCAAAATGTCTTCTATAAGTTTCTTTTATGATGTCTTTTAGTCAGTTCTTTCCTTTGGCAGATACCGATTGGTCGAAACATTATTGCTTCTCATGAAAGCATCACTGAAATGATAACACAGTAGTTCAATTTACTGGATGACTTAAGTGACAAACCAGGAACTGGCAGACATATCATAACCCATACATCCTCAAGTTTATTTAAAAGTTACGGAATATTTTACTAAGATAGAGACTTAAAGCTCTCTACGGATGTCCCATGGTTGATCACTCAAAGTATAGACATTCATGTAAGCAGGTTGCATACTTGCATGTCACATATAGTATGACAAGTCAATGCACATGTTAGTTGGCAACGTCACCGAGCTGTGGTACTGAATTGGAACCCCGTCAGTATCAAAATTTCCCCTGTGACCCCAAAAACacccaaaaatatataataaaaagACAACTTTACGGGATTATAACTGAAGCGCTGGTTTTCAACTTAGGATTTATATTAGCGAGGGAGTATATTATGACTCTGTAAGGATCTAATGCCGTAGAAGACCACATGGAATAGCCAAAGAATTAAGATTAGAACATACACAAGCAAGATCATGATTCACAACCTGGAAATTATTGGGATTTACGTATTACAAAATGCACTCTCATTCAGCTGGGTTTGAATTCTGTTTATGTATTACAAAATGTCAAACCCTTACCGAAGTAAAACTTAAGGgtccggaataccttaaaagtgaaccaagtattaatatataagaaagttgttGATAAAAAAGTGTAATATATCCGAAAAGAACAAATATTGTGATCAATGGATCATGCATACTAAATTTCTTTCAAATACAAAGCAAAACTTGGAAAGAAAGCACTATGTTTTCAATTTACGATTTGCCTTTTACATTCTTTGAAATTTAGCCCGAATTTTCACTTTCTGATTAATTTTGACACGGTCTTGTTTCACACTAAGGTGATGAAATATCACCACTCAATAAATACCAACTAAGCTAGCtgacaattttaaaaaaaaaaaatctcaatgTACAGCTAGTTAGCAACTGACAAATTCATCGAGAAGTTATAACAACAGAACTCAAAATGTCTTCTATAGGTTTCTTTTATGATGTCTTTTAGTTAGTTCTTTCCTTTGGCGGATGTTGATTGGTTGACACATCATTGCTTCTCATGAAAGCATCACTGAAATGATAACCCAGTAGTTCAATTTACTGGATGACTTAAATGACAAACCAGGAACTGGCAGACAAATCATAACCCATGTGTCCTCAAGTTTATCTAAAGGTTACGGAGTATTTTACTGAGATTCTAGCTTTAGCTAGAGGATTTTACAACATGGATACTTAAAGGTCTCTATGGATGTCTCATAGTTTGATAAGGCAATCGTAACGTGAGACTTTACAAGTAGTGACACAGGGTTTTCAGCTTAAGATTTATATTAGCAAGGGAGTATATTACGACTCTGTAAGGATCTAATGCCGGAGTAGCCACAGAATTAAGATTAGAACATGCACGGGCACGATCAAGATTCACAGCCCCGAAATTATTGGGATTTACATATTACAAAATGCACTCTCATTCAACTAGGTTTGAATCTGTTTCTCTGCCATTAAGCTTTACTTAAACAATTCAATGTGAATTC from Silene latifolia isolate original U9 population chromosome 2, ASM4854445v1, whole genome shotgun sequence encodes the following:
- the LOC141643481 gene encoding uncharacterized protein LOC141643481; this encodes MAEDFCSYDKDTFAVKLPKTSPLILKLIVLVIATVFGVYICSVCLRQLTSQTKSMIEVFERPNCVDDRVNGSYLHFPQPKTFNRAECAGNPVRFFVIISMQRSGSGWFETLLNNHTNVSSNGELFSIIDRRANISSIIKTLDKVYNLDWFTSASKNECSAAVGFKWMLNQGLMEYPNEIVEYFNKRGVSLIFLFRRNLLRRMVSVLANSFDSQAKLINGTHKSHVHTLEEAETLSSYKPIINTTSLLPTLKEAELTITQSLAYYNTTRHIVFFYEDLVKNDTKLMDALDFMGVPRTRLSSRQVKIHKGPLWDHIKNWDEVKRALNGTPYESFLQPDYR